The Pecten maximus chromosome 12, xPecMax1.1, whole genome shotgun sequence genome includes a region encoding these proteins:
- the LOC117338750 gene encoding testicular haploid expressed gene protein-like isoform X7: MSVEFEQIRQCGRERLQQLSRPKEPKVEWWTNVGPNVMWGTQEMLWPITQEAKDATPTERVVNLATPKKNFQTGMHAGRPLFYYSCGRPSMIWENKSNVKEANTRVTDLSVPKQPSKEFTNQEIRPQYLFSCGRSSPIWTVQKGALSAGDRPRTQSLANPRPPHKEFQPSRQVESIIPGGALSASASERIHTLATPKERPNGPFRPPQWPVTPGARNAISSTRCADLARPKATVEGYQLPRDEMWPVTRAAKRGSASGRIQELCRPLVRASMDHVQFNPDAFLVKETALKGQVPKRVEELSQPIQR; this comes from the exons tggAGTTTGAACAGATCAGGCAGTGTGGCAG agagAGGTTACAACAACTATCCAGACCAAAAGAGCCAAAAGTAGAATGGTGGACAAACGTGGG ACCAAATGTTATGTGGGGGACCCAGGAGATGCTGTGGCCCATCACTCAAGAAGCAAAGGATGCCACACCGACAGAACGGGTTGTCAACCTCGCCACCCCCAAGAAAAATTTCCAGACAGGAATGCATGCGGGCag GCCACTATTTTACTACAGCTGTGGCCGGCCGTCAATGATATGGGAGAACAAGTCTAATGTGAAGGAAGCCAACACGCGGGTAACAGATTTGTCGGTACCTAAACAGCCAAGTAAAGAGTTCACTAACCAGGAAATCAG ACCGCAATACCTGTTCAGCTGTGGAAGGTCTAGTCCAATTTGGACGGTCCAGAAAGGGGCTCTCTCTGCAGGTGACCGCCCACGCACACAGAGCCTGGCAAACCCCCGCCCACCACACAAGGAGTTCCAGCCCAGTCGTCAAGTAGAGTCCATTATACCTGGAGGAGCTCTCAGTGCCTCAGCTTCTGAACGGATACATACCCTAGCGACACCCAAAGAGAGGCCAAATGGGCCATTCCGACCACCACAGTGGCCT GTAACACCTGGAGCAAGGAATGCCATCTCCTCCACTCGATGTGCTGACCTTGCTCGTCCTAAGGCCACGGTGGAAGGGTACCAGCTACCACGTGACGAGATGTGGCCTGTTACACGTGCAGCCAAGCGTGGCAGTGCATCAGGCAGGATTCAGGAACTATGTAGACCACTTGTGAGAGCATCAATGGATCATGTGCAATTTAATCCAGACGCTTTCTTGGTTAAGGAAACAGCCTTAAAGGGACAGGTACCCAAACGTGTGGAGGAACTATCTCAACCTATTCAGCGCTAA
- the LOC117338750 gene encoding testicular haploid expressed gene protein-like isoform X5, producing the protein MSVEFEQIRQCGRERLQQLSRPKEPKVEWWTNVGPNVMWGTQEMLWPITQEAKDATPTERVVNLATPKKNFQTGMHAGRPLFYYSCGRPSMIWENKSNVKEANTRVTDLSVPKQPSKEFTNQEIRIPYTEQDMKRMFPNAKRPQYLFSCGRSSPIWTVQKGALSAGDRPRTQSLANPRPPHKEFQPSRQVESIIPGGALSASASERIHTLATPKERPNGPFRPPQWPVTPGARNAISSTRCADLARPKATVEGYQLPRDEMWPVTRAAKRGSASGRIQELCRPLVRASMDHVQFNPDAFLVKETALKGQVPKRVEELSQPIQR; encoded by the exons tggAGTTTGAACAGATCAGGCAGTGTGGCAG agagAGGTTACAACAACTATCCAGACCAAAAGAGCCAAAAGTAGAATGGTGGACAAACGTGGG ACCAAATGTTATGTGGGGGACCCAGGAGATGCTGTGGCCCATCACTCAAGAAGCAAAGGATGCCACACCGACAGAACGGGTTGTCAACCTCGCCACCCCCAAGAAAAATTTCCAGACAGGAATGCATGCGGGCag GCCACTATTTTACTACAGCTGTGGCCGGCCGTCAATGATATGGGAGAACAAGTCTAATGTGAAGGAAGCCAACACGCGGGTAACAGATTTGTCGGTACCTAAACAGCCAAGTAAAGAGTTCACTAACCAGGAAATCAG GATTCCTTACACCGAGCAGGACATGAAAAGAATGTTTCCTAATGCCAAAAG ACCGCAATACCTGTTCAGCTGTGGAAGGTCTAGTCCAATTTGGACGGTCCAGAAAGGGGCTCTCTCTGCAGGTGACCGCCCACGCACACAGAGCCTGGCAAACCCCCGCCCACCACACAAGGAGTTCCAGCCCAGTCGTCAAGTAGAGTCCATTATACCTGGAGGAGCTCTCAGTGCCTCAGCTTCTGAACGGATACATACCCTAGCGACACCCAAAGAGAGGCCAAATGGGCCATTCCGACCACCACAGTGGCCT GTAACACCTGGAGCAAGGAATGCCATCTCCTCCACTCGATGTGCTGACCTTGCTCGTCCTAAGGCCACGGTGGAAGGGTACCAGCTACCACGTGACGAGATGTGGCCTGTTACACGTGCAGCCAAGCGTGGCAGTGCATCAGGCAGGATTCAGGAACTATGTAGACCACTTGTGAGAGCATCAATGGATCATGTGCAATTTAATCCAGACGCTTTCTTGGTTAAGGAAACAGCCTTAAAGGGACAGGTACCCAAACGTGTGGAGGAACTATCTCAACCTATTCAGCGCTAA
- the LOC117338750 gene encoding testicular haploid expressed gene protein-like isoform X2: MSAYLEFSQGDKYFDDQVEFEQIRQCGRERLQQLSRPKEPKVEWWTNVGPNVMWGTQEMLWPITQEAKDATPTERVVNLATPKKNFQTGMHAGRPLFYYSCGRPSMIWENKSNVKEANTRVTDLSVPKQPSKEFTNQEIRIPYTEQDMKRMFPNAKRPQYLFSCGRSSPIWTVQKGALSAGDRPRTQSLANPRPPHKEFQPSRQVESIIPGGALSASASERIHTLATPKERPNGPFRPPQWPVTPGARNAISSTRCADLARPKATVEGYQLPRDEMWPVTRAAKRGSASGRIQELCRPLVRASMDHVQFNPDAFLVKETALKGQVPKRVEELSQPIQR, from the exons tggAGTTTGAACAGATCAGGCAGTGTGGCAG agagAGGTTACAACAACTATCCAGACCAAAAGAGCCAAAAGTAGAATGGTGGACAAACGTGGG ACCAAATGTTATGTGGGGGACCCAGGAGATGCTGTGGCCCATCACTCAAGAAGCAAAGGATGCCACACCGACAGAACGGGTTGTCAACCTCGCCACCCCCAAGAAAAATTTCCAGACAGGAATGCATGCGGGCag GCCACTATTTTACTACAGCTGTGGCCGGCCGTCAATGATATGGGAGAACAAGTCTAATGTGAAGGAAGCCAACACGCGGGTAACAGATTTGTCGGTACCTAAACAGCCAAGTAAAGAGTTCACTAACCAGGAAATCAG GATTCCTTACACCGAGCAGGACATGAAAAGAATGTTTCCTAATGCCAAAAG ACCGCAATACCTGTTCAGCTGTGGAAGGTCTAGTCCAATTTGGACGGTCCAGAAAGGGGCTCTCTCTGCAGGTGACCGCCCACGCACACAGAGCCTGGCAAACCCCCGCCCACCACACAAGGAGTTCCAGCCCAGTCGTCAAGTAGAGTCCATTATACCTGGAGGAGCTCTCAGTGCCTCAGCTTCTGAACGGATACATACCCTAGCGACACCCAAAGAGAGGCCAAATGGGCCATTCCGACCACCACAGTGGCCT GTAACACCTGGAGCAAGGAATGCCATCTCCTCCACTCGATGTGCTGACCTTGCTCGTCCTAAGGCCACGGTGGAAGGGTACCAGCTACCACGTGACGAGATGTGGCCTGTTACACGTGCAGCCAAGCGTGGCAGTGCATCAGGCAGGATTCAGGAACTATGTAGACCACTTGTGAGAGCATCAATGGATCATGTGCAATTTAATCCAGACGCTTTCTTGGTTAAGGAAACAGCCTTAAAGGGACAGGTACCCAAACGTGTGGAGGAACTATCTCAACCTATTCAGCGCTAA
- the LOC117338750 gene encoding testicular haploid expressed gene protein-like isoform X6, whose product MSAYLEFSQGDKYFDDQVEFEQIRQCGRERLQQLSRPKEPKVEWWTNVGPNVMWGTQEMLWPITQEAKDATPTERVVNLATPKKNFQTGMHAGRPLFYYSCGRPSMIWENKSNVKEANTRVTDLSVPKQPSKEFTNQEIRPQYLFSCGRSSPIWTVQKGALSAGDRPRTQSLANPRPPHKEFQPSRQVESIIPGGALSASASERIHTLATPKERPNGPFRPPQWPVTPGARNAISSTRCADLARPKATVEGYQLPRDEMWPVTRAAKRGSASGRIQELCRPLVRASMDHVQFNPDAFLVKETALKGQVPKRVEELSQPIQR is encoded by the exons tggAGTTTGAACAGATCAGGCAGTGTGGCAG agagAGGTTACAACAACTATCCAGACCAAAAGAGCCAAAAGTAGAATGGTGGACAAACGTGGG ACCAAATGTTATGTGGGGGACCCAGGAGATGCTGTGGCCCATCACTCAAGAAGCAAAGGATGCCACACCGACAGAACGGGTTGTCAACCTCGCCACCCCCAAGAAAAATTTCCAGACAGGAATGCATGCGGGCag GCCACTATTTTACTACAGCTGTGGCCGGCCGTCAATGATATGGGAGAACAAGTCTAATGTGAAGGAAGCCAACACGCGGGTAACAGATTTGTCGGTACCTAAACAGCCAAGTAAAGAGTTCACTAACCAGGAAATCAG ACCGCAATACCTGTTCAGCTGTGGAAGGTCTAGTCCAATTTGGACGGTCCAGAAAGGGGCTCTCTCTGCAGGTGACCGCCCACGCACACAGAGCCTGGCAAACCCCCGCCCACCACACAAGGAGTTCCAGCCCAGTCGTCAAGTAGAGTCCATTATACCTGGAGGAGCTCTCAGTGCCTCAGCTTCTGAACGGATACATACCCTAGCGACACCCAAAGAGAGGCCAAATGGGCCATTCCGACCACCACAGTGGCCT GTAACACCTGGAGCAAGGAATGCCATCTCCTCCACTCGATGTGCTGACCTTGCTCGTCCTAAGGCCACGGTGGAAGGGTACCAGCTACCACGTGACGAGATGTGGCCTGTTACACGTGCAGCCAAGCGTGGCAGTGCATCAGGCAGGATTCAGGAACTATGTAGACCACTTGTGAGAGCATCAATGGATCATGTGCAATTTAATCCAGACGCTTTCTTGGTTAAGGAAACAGCCTTAAAGGGACAGGTACCCAAACGTGTGGAGGAACTATCTCAACCTATTCAGCGCTAA
- the LOC117338750 gene encoding testicular haploid expressed gene protein-like isoform X3, with the protein MPDVKPMQDFHGFYEDERSDFDLRERLQQLSRPKEPKVEWWTNVGPNVMWGTQEMLWPITQEAKDATPTERVVNLATPKKNFQTGMHAGRPLFYYSCGRPSMIWENKSNVKEANTRVTDLSVPKQPSKEFTNQEIRIPYTEQDMKRMFPNAKRPQYLFSCGRSSPIWTVQKGALSAGDRPRTQSLANPRPPHKEFQPSRQVESIIPGGALSASASERIHTLATPKERPNGPFRPPQWPVTPGARNAISSTRCADLARPKATVEGYQLPRDEMWPVTRAAKRGSASGRIQELCRPLVRASMDHVQFNPDAFLVKETALKGQVPKRVEELSQPIQR; encoded by the exons ATGCCGGATGTAAAACCCATGCAAGACTTTCATGGATTTTATGAGGATGAACGGTCTGATTTTGATCTCAG agagAGGTTACAACAACTATCCAGACCAAAAGAGCCAAAAGTAGAATGGTGGACAAACGTGGG ACCAAATGTTATGTGGGGGACCCAGGAGATGCTGTGGCCCATCACTCAAGAAGCAAAGGATGCCACACCGACAGAACGGGTTGTCAACCTCGCCACCCCCAAGAAAAATTTCCAGACAGGAATGCATGCGGGCag GCCACTATTTTACTACAGCTGTGGCCGGCCGTCAATGATATGGGAGAACAAGTCTAATGTGAAGGAAGCCAACACGCGGGTAACAGATTTGTCGGTACCTAAACAGCCAAGTAAAGAGTTCACTAACCAGGAAATCAG GATTCCTTACACCGAGCAGGACATGAAAAGAATGTTTCCTAATGCCAAAAG ACCGCAATACCTGTTCAGCTGTGGAAGGTCTAGTCCAATTTGGACGGTCCAGAAAGGGGCTCTCTCTGCAGGTGACCGCCCACGCACACAGAGCCTGGCAAACCCCCGCCCACCACACAAGGAGTTCCAGCCCAGTCGTCAAGTAGAGTCCATTATACCTGGAGGAGCTCTCAGTGCCTCAGCTTCTGAACGGATACATACCCTAGCGACACCCAAAGAGAGGCCAAATGGGCCATTCCGACCACCACAGTGGCCT GTAACACCTGGAGCAAGGAATGCCATCTCCTCCACTCGATGTGCTGACCTTGCTCGTCCTAAGGCCACGGTGGAAGGGTACCAGCTACCACGTGACGAGATGTGGCCTGTTACACGTGCAGCCAAGCGTGGCAGTGCATCAGGCAGGATTCAGGAACTATGTAGACCACTTGTGAGAGCATCAATGGATCATGTGCAATTTAATCCAGACGCTTTCTTGGTTAAGGAAACAGCCTTAAAGGGACAGGTACCCAAACGTGTGGAGGAACTATCTCAACCTATTCAGCGCTAA
- the LOC117338750 gene encoding testicular haploid expressed gene protein-like isoform X4 produces MKTDVKITVIDEKGERTSNSFVRTPTPPKSPHIPPLSNHVMTSQSFLDANDDLLVKDYSVYNKYDKYDNIRKNGAQTGIQSMYIGSDKKWKFLAPRLPEENDNNYRPLFYYSCGRPSMIWENKSNVKEANTRVTDLSVPKQPSKEFTNQEIRPQYLFSCGRSSPIWTVQKGALSAGDRPRTQSLANPRPPHKEFQPSRQVESIIPGGALSASASERIHTLATPKERPNGPFRPPQWPVTPGARNAISSTRCADLARPKATVEGYQLPRDEMWPVTRAAKRGSASGRIQELCRPLVRASMDHVQFNPDAFLVKETALKGQVPKRVEELSQPIQR; encoded by the exons ATGAAGACAGATGTGAAGATTACAGTTATTGACGAAAAGGGGGAGAGAACCAGCAATTCTTTTGTGAGGACTCCCACACCACCCAAATCACCTCACATACCCCCTCTCTCTAATCATGTAATGACAAGTCAGTCCTTCCTAGATGCAAACGATGATCTGTTGGTAAAGGATTACAGTGTTTATAATAAATACGATAAATATGACAACATACGCAAAAACGGAGCTCAAACAGGCATTCAGAGTATGTATATTGGCAGTGATAAGAAATGGAAGTTCCTTGCACCACGGTTACCAGaagaaaatgataacaattataG GCCACTATTTTACTACAGCTGTGGCCGGCCGTCAATGATATGGGAGAACAAGTCTAATGTGAAGGAAGCCAACACGCGGGTAACAGATTTGTCGGTACCTAAACAGCCAAGTAAAGAGTTCACTAACCAGGAAATCAG ACCGCAATACCTGTTCAGCTGTGGAAGGTCTAGTCCAATTTGGACGGTCCAGAAAGGGGCTCTCTCTGCAGGTGACCGCCCACGCACACAGAGCCTGGCAAACCCCCGCCCACCACACAAGGAGTTCCAGCCCAGTCGTCAAGTAGAGTCCATTATACCTGGAGGAGCTCTCAGTGCCTCAGCTTCTGAACGGATACATACCCTAGCGACACCCAAAGAGAGGCCAAATGGGCCATTCCGACCACCACAGTGGCCT GTAACACCTGGAGCAAGGAATGCCATCTCCTCCACTCGATGTGCTGACCTTGCTCGTCCTAAGGCCACGGTGGAAGGGTACCAGCTACCACGTGACGAGATGTGGCCTGTTACACGTGCAGCCAAGCGTGGCAGTGCATCAGGCAGGATTCAGGAACTATGTAGACCACTTGTGAGAGCATCAATGGATCATGTGCAATTTAATCCAGACGCTTTCTTGGTTAAGGAAACAGCCTTAAAGGGACAGGTACCCAAACGTGTGGAGGAACTATCTCAACCTATTCAGCGCTAA
- the LOC117338750 gene encoding testicular haploid expressed gene protein-like isoform X1, giving the protein MKTDVKITVIDEKGERTSNSFVRTPTPPKSPHIPPLSNHVMTSQSFLDANDDLLVKDYSVYNKYDKYDNIRKNGAQTGIQSMYIGSDKKWKFLAPRLPEENDNNYRPLFYYSCGRPSMIWENKSNVKEANTRVTDLSVPKQPSKEFTNQEIRIPYTEQDMKRMFPNAKRPQYLFSCGRSSPIWTVQKGALSAGDRPRTQSLANPRPPHKEFQPSRQVESIIPGGALSASASERIHTLATPKERPNGPFRPPQWPVTPGARNAISSTRCADLARPKATVEGYQLPRDEMWPVTRAAKRGSASGRIQELCRPLVRASMDHVQFNPDAFLVKETALKGQVPKRVEELSQPIQR; this is encoded by the exons ATGAAGACAGATGTGAAGATTACAGTTATTGACGAAAAGGGGGAGAGAACCAGCAATTCTTTTGTGAGGACTCCCACACCACCCAAATCACCTCACATACCCCCTCTCTCTAATCATGTAATGACAAGTCAGTCCTTCCTAGATGCAAACGATGATCTGTTGGTAAAGGATTACAGTGTTTATAATAAATACGATAAATATGACAACATACGCAAAAACGGAGCTCAAACAGGCATTCAGAGTATGTATATTGGCAGTGATAAGAAATGGAAGTTCCTTGCACCACGGTTACCAGaagaaaatgataacaattataG GCCACTATTTTACTACAGCTGTGGCCGGCCGTCAATGATATGGGAGAACAAGTCTAATGTGAAGGAAGCCAACACGCGGGTAACAGATTTGTCGGTACCTAAACAGCCAAGTAAAGAGTTCACTAACCAGGAAATCAG GATTCCTTACACCGAGCAGGACATGAAAAGAATGTTTCCTAATGCCAAAAG ACCGCAATACCTGTTCAGCTGTGGAAGGTCTAGTCCAATTTGGACGGTCCAGAAAGGGGCTCTCTCTGCAGGTGACCGCCCACGCACACAGAGCCTGGCAAACCCCCGCCCACCACACAAGGAGTTCCAGCCCAGTCGTCAAGTAGAGTCCATTATACCTGGAGGAGCTCTCAGTGCCTCAGCTTCTGAACGGATACATACCCTAGCGACACCCAAAGAGAGGCCAAATGGGCCATTCCGACCACCACAGTGGCCT GTAACACCTGGAGCAAGGAATGCCATCTCCTCCACTCGATGTGCTGACCTTGCTCGTCCTAAGGCCACGGTGGAAGGGTACCAGCTACCACGTGACGAGATGTGGCCTGTTACACGTGCAGCCAAGCGTGGCAGTGCATCAGGCAGGATTCAGGAACTATGTAGACCACTTGTGAGAGCATCAATGGATCATGTGCAATTTAATCCAGACGCTTTCTTGGTTAAGGAAACAGCCTTAAAGGGACAGGTACCCAAACGTGTGGAGGAACTATCTCAACCTATTCAGCGCTAA